GGCGCGAGGCGCCAGGAGGGGGCGGAACCGTGCCCCGGCATCGCAACGGGGGACGCCGAGGCACGGTTCCGCCGTGCGGGCACCCTACATCGGGGTCAGCCGAAGTTCACGTCCGAGCACGTGTAGAAGGCGTTGCTCGTGTCCGCGACCTCCCAGACACCGAAGATCAGGTGCTTGCCGCTCTTGTCGGAGGGCAGCTGCCCGGTGTGAGTGACGGTGAAGTCGGGCTGCCTGCCGTTGTAGTCCTCGGTGTGGAACGGCTGGAGCTCGAGCTGGTCCCTGGTCAACTGCTGACTCGGGTCGTAGCTGTCCTTGGTGATGAAGTACCGGAACGACTCGGTGGAGTGGGCCGCGGTGAGCTCCCAGCGGAACTGCAGGTCCTGGCCCGCCGATACGTCGGTCGCGGGCCAGCTGCCGTTGCGCGGCTCGTCGAGCTCGGAGAAGCGACTGTTCCCTCCACTGCAGAGGTTGCCGTCGGCCGGTCCGCCCGAGGGGAAGTTGCCGGGGCCTTCCACGCTCTGCGGCTCCCACTGGATGGCGCCGCAGTTGCTGACCGTGCCATCGGCACACAGCGCCTGCCTGCTCATCGGGTTCTGCGTGTAGCCGTGCCCCGAGGCGGCACCCGCCGTGAGCATGGGCAGCGCCAGCGGAACGATGCCGAACGCGGCTATTCCCATTGCCCGTTTGATGCGCTTGGTGAGCATGGTTACTCCCTTCTTGGCTTTTCGTAACCGGAAAAGCTACGGATCCAGCCCCGGCCGTGGACAGCTCCGTTTCGAGTAACTCGCTGGGGTTGATCACCATCACTTTGGTCCAGACCTAATAACCGGTTATGGTCTAGACCTATACTCCATTCGGTGGTACGCGCCACTCCGACGGAGGGGTGCCCGGATCGTCCCTTGCGGGGTTCCGGCGCTGCGCCGAGCTCGTGGGAGCGGTCCCTCGTCGCGGGGAGCGGGACTCCGAGGGAGGGACTTCGAACCGGAGGAATGTCGCCGTCTCCGAGTCGTGGGTAACCGATCCCGGGGATTCGAAGGAGGGGGTCCAAAAAAGACGAGCCCGCCGGGGCTTCACACCGACGGGCTCGTCACCGAGCGGATGACGGGATTCGAACCCGCGACCCTCAGCTTGGCAAGCTGATGCGCTACCGCTGCGCTACATCCGCGTTGAAGTCGGCCCAACGACCGCTTCGACAACTACCGTACTCCATGCCCGCGGCGGCTTCGCAGGGGGGTGGGCAGCGGTCGGAGCGGGAAAGTTCCGTCAGGAGGGGCCCGCGCGGGTCGGTTCGATACGCAGCACCACCCTGCTCTCGGCGCGCATCGCGGCACGGTACTGCTCCCAGTCCTCGTGCTCGCCGGATATGGAGCGGTAGTACTCCTCGAGCAGCGGCATGGCCTCGGGCAGCCGCACGACCTCGGCCCTGCCCTCGACCTGGATCCACCTTCCGAAGAACTCGTCGGGCAGCACGCACAGCCACGCCCTGTCGTCCCTGGCCAGATTGGCCACCTTGGCGGTGTCGGCCGTGGTGCTGATGACGATCCCGCCTTCGGAGTCCACAGTAGCCAGAACGGGGCTCTGCTGCGGCGTTCCGTCGGAGCGCGAGGTGGCCAGCACCGCGTGGTGCTGCTCGCGCACTATCGAGCGAGCGTGGTCCGGGTCCATGTCTCCCCCTCGTGCGGTGGTGCCGGTGTGTGTCGGTTCCGATCCTTCCTCCGGAAGAGTAATGCCGGTCCGGGAAGGGGCGCATTCACAGGCTGTGCGCGGTACGGTGTTCCCGGATGCTGATCGAGCCGGAGGCGGGCGACCCCGAAGATGGGCAGGCGAAGTCCCGGCCCAGTGCGTGGAGGCGGCGATGAACCGCGCGGTGCGTGGATCCGACGGTCGAAAGTGGAACTTGCGGACCAGCATCGAGTGGAGCGACCCACTCATGGTCGACGAGTGGGAGCACGACGTCAGCGGTGGTCGTTCCCCCGGAGTCGTGATGAGCTCGGTCGTGTTGGTCCTGGTCGTCGCTTTTCTGATCTGGACCCCTTCCGAGGTGCTGATTCCCGGCTGGCTGGTGCTGGCGCTGCTGCTGCTCGTGCTGTTCTTCCCCTTGCGCTGGTTGTTGCGCAGGCCGTGGTCGATCATCGCCGAGACCCCGGGGGACACGGAGGAGCACCCGCCGGAGCGCTGGGTCGGTGTCGTGCGCGGCACGCTCACGGCACGTCAGGAAGGCGCTCGGGTGGCACGCAACATCGAGGTCTACGCGGAGCCGGACATGAACGGCCCGCTGCAGCCGGTCGAGTGAGCGGACTCCGCTCCGTCCGGTGGGGAGCGTCGTGAAGTTCGCGCGGTGACCGGTACTCCCACGAGCGGGTGAGGCTTTTCCGGATCGGGTTCCCCGGTGCGGGTACTCGGGTGCGGGTGTTTCCGGAGCGGCTTCGGACAGCCGTCCGTCTCACTCGATCGTGGGGCTGTTTTCCGTTCTGCGGAAGGGGCGTGAACCGCTCACCGACGCCAACGGTGCACTGATCGTGATGTCCTTGCTTCCACGGGTGATATCCGGTGAACATGTGAAGCGTGCTCGAACTGTTGTCGGAGCGGACAGTGCTGACCCTGATCGCGGCGCTGGCCGTGCTGGGTATGTTCGTGATGCTGTGCCGTTCGCGCCGGGTCAGTACGTCGAAGGAGGACGCCACCCTCGCCGCGTTGCACCGGGTCACGAGCGCGGCCCCGCACCTGCGTCGCGGCCTCGACCAGGAGGCGGCCGACGAGACGGCGCCGCATCTGCGGGCCCTGCTGTCCTGCGTGGCCGTCGGCATCGTCGACGCGGAGGGGACGCTGCTGAGCTGGGACGGTGGCGTCAACGAGCACTACCGTGACCTCACGGAGACGATCGACCGGTCGTTGCGCACGGGCAAGAGCGAGTACGTGGACCACGCCGACCTGCCGTGCGACGAGCGCCCCTGCCTGATGCGGCACGCCGTGGTCGTCCCGCTCGAGGTGGACAACAACAACCGGGGTGCCCTGGTGCTGATCACAGCGGGGGATCGCAAGCGCCTGTTCCGGGCGGCGCAGGAGGTCGCCGACCACGTCTCGGCCCAGCTGCAGCTGGCCGAGTTGCAGGTTTCCCGGGAGAAGCTGGCCGAGGCCGAGGTGCGCGCGCTGCGGGCCCAGATCTCCCCGCACTTCGTGTACAACGCGCTGAACACCATTTCCGCGTTGATCCGCACCGATCCGGACCAGGCCACGGAACTGATCACCGAGTTCGCGGACTTCACCAGGTATTCGTTCCGGTCCAACGAGATGTACACGACCCTGGCCGAGGAGATCCGCAACATAGACCGCTACCTGATGCTGGAAAGCGCCCGGTTCGGTCCCGAGCGCCTGAAGGTCCAGCTCAAGATCGCTCCCGAGGTCCTTCCGGTGGTGCTGCCGTTCCTGGCGTTGCAGCCGCTGGTCGAGAACGCGGTCCGACACGGTTTGGCGAAGAAGCCCGGGGGCGGCACGGTCTCCGTCTTCGCAGAGGACAA
This genomic stretch from Actinopolyspora halophila DSM 43834 harbors:
- a CDS encoding lytic polysaccharide monooxygenase auxiliary activity family 9 protein; translation: MGIAAFGIVPLALPMLTAGAASGHGYTQNPMSRQALCADGTVSNCGAIQWEPQSVEGPGNFPSGGPADGNLCSGGNSRFSELDEPRNGSWPATDVSAGQDLQFRWELTAAHSTESFRYFITKDSYDPSQQLTRDQLELQPFHTEDYNGRQPDFTVTHTGQLPSDKSGKHLIFGVWEVADTSNAFYTCSDVNFG
- a CDS encoding PPOX class F420-dependent oxidoreductase — encoded protein: MDPDHARSIVREQHHAVLATSRSDGTPQQSPVLATVDSEGGIVISTTADTAKVANLARDDRAWLCVLPDEFFGRWIQVEGRAEVVRLPEAMPLLEEYYRSISGEHEDWEQYRAAMRAESRVVLRIEPTRAGPS
- a CDS encoding sensor histidine kinase; the protein is MLELLSERTVLTLIAALAVLGMFVMLCRSRRVSTSKEDATLAALHRVTSAAPHLRRGLDQEAADETAPHLRALLSCVAVGIVDAEGTLLSWDGGVNEHYRDLTETIDRSLRTGKSEYVDHADLPCDERPCLMRHAVVVPLEVDNNNRGALVLITAGDRKRLFRAAQEVADHVSAQLQLAELQVSREKLAEAEVRALRAQISPHFVYNALNTISALIRTDPDQATELITEFADFTRYSFRSNEMYTTLAEEIRNIDRYLMLESARFGPERLKVQLKIAPEVLPVVLPFLALQPLVENAVRHGLAKKPGGGTVSVFAEDNGSEALISVDDDGIGMDPQQLEEELEGSHTDGSHVGLGNVNDRMRATFGNDYGLVVETEQGAGMKVIMRVPKFAPGVQPLASQPFEGADCPDAPPPAESAEESASTEDAATERGTAPSEEVEPAEEAAPVELSGAREAPERDAVEEVREEETVRPSGA